A genomic segment from Streptomyces sp. NBC_01233 encodes:
- a CDS encoding IS30 family transposase has translation MRAAGVRRRDAAAQAGVHERTAEDWDRGIRQIGHSRLHPDGRRIDYKTGVTTIAATSSRSSLATVEAELHPRFLTVTERELIADLHREGRSLRAIGRALGRPASTIKREIDARSVDGVYRPHRAQRAWARSRSRPKDSKLAQDGPLRRFVAEKLQEQWSPEQICHALVIEFPDDESMRVSPETIYQAVYVQARGGLRREVAAALRTGRTRRKPHRSPDQRTRRFVDEMVMISERPAEVEDRAVPGHWEGDLIVGPRSESAIVTLVERSTRYVMLGHLPGGHTAEEVRDVLVPLIQTLPGHLRGSLTWDQGCEMAAHKQFTVATGVPVYFCDPHSPWQRGSNENTNGLLRQYFPKSTDLSVHSPEDLEHVAQQLNGRPRKTLGWKTPAERLRDLLTST, from the coding sequence CTGCGTGCTGCGGGAGTCCGGCGCCGTGATGCCGCCGCGCAGGCCGGCGTCCATGAGCGCACCGCTGAGGACTGGGACCGCGGTATCCGGCAGATCGGCCACTCGCGCCTGCATCCTGACGGGCGCCGCATCGACTACAAGACCGGTGTGACCACCATCGCCGCCACCTCTTCAAGGTCGTCCCTCGCAACGGTCGAGGCCGAACTGCACCCCAGGTTTCTCACGGTGACCGAGCGAGAGCTGATCGCTGATCTGCACCGTGAAGGCCGGTCGCTGCGCGCGATCGGACGGGCACTGGGCCGACCGGCGTCCACGATCAAGCGCGAGATCGACGCCCGGTCGGTCGATGGCGTCTACCGGCCGCACCGGGCCCAGCGGGCATGGGCGAGGAGCCGGTCGCGCCCCAAGGACTCCAAGCTCGCCCAGGACGGCCCGCTCCGCCGGTTCGTCGCGGAAAAGCTGCAGGAACAGTGGTCACCCGAGCAGATCTGCCACGCTCTGGTCATCGAGTTCCCCGACGACGAGAGCATGCGCGTGAGCCCGGAAACGATCTACCAGGCGGTCTACGTCCAGGCCCGTGGCGGACTGCGCCGCGAAGTCGCGGCCGCGCTGCGCACCGGGCGCACTCGCCGCAAGCCGCACCGCAGCCCGGACCAGCGCACGCGCCGGTTCGTCGACGAGATGGTGATGATCTCCGAGCGTCCTGCCGAGGTCGAGGACCGGGCAGTGCCCGGTCACTGGGAGGGCGATCTGATCGTCGGCCCCCGCAGCGAGAGCGCGATCGTCACCCTGGTCGAGCGCTCCACCCGCTACGTCATGCTGGGGCATCTGCCCGGCGGGCATACGGCCGAGGAGGTCCGCGACGTGCTGGTGCCCTTGATCCAGACCCTGCCCGGGCACCTGCGCGGCTCGCTGACCTGGGACCAGGGCTGCGAGATGGCCGCGCACAAGCAGTTCACCGTGGCCACAGGCGTGCCGGTCTACTTCTGCGACCCGCACTCACCCTGGCAGCGCGGATCGAACGAGAACACCAACGGCCTGCTACGGCAGTACTTCCCCAAGAGCACCGACCTGTCCGTGCACAGCCCCGAAGACCTCGAACACGTCGCCCAGCAACTCAACGGCCGGCCCCGCAAAACGCTCGGCTGGAAAACCCCAGCCGAGCGCCTGCGTGATCTACTGACGAGCACGTAG
- a CDS encoding extracellular solute-binding protein → MKRKLIAAVSVAGMMVGVAACGNGGDDKAKTDAGGAKEITVWVMDGSAPKAWIDEVNKEFSAKHPGVTVKVEEQKWTGIQEKVTTALSENNPPDVLELGNTQTAGYAVTGGLADLTKDKAKLGADAWQKSMLASAEIDGKLYSAPWYAANRVVIYDKKAYEKAGVTPPKTRDEWIAGLEKLKAADPASQPIYLPGQSWYVLAGFVWDEGGDLAVKDGAKWKGGLGTPQAASAVEFYKKLQSFSTAPKDKDEANPQQSTDIVPKGGVASWIGLGWEAGGAEKALKDAGKEADFGYFPIPGKTADKTSTVFLGGSNLAVAERSKNKELAKEWLALAAGKDQMTKYAAETKGALLPNQAGANFTPAAGSFAEAMGKAGVNGKITPVTAGWANVETEPNPIKEFMTKVLNGEDAAKAGADADKEIASRINK, encoded by the coding sequence GTGAAGCGCAAGCTCATCGCGGCGGTCAGTGTCGCGGGCATGATGGTCGGAGTCGCGGCGTGCGGCAACGGCGGCGACGACAAGGCGAAGACCGACGCGGGTGGCGCCAAGGAGATCACCGTCTGGGTGATGGACGGCTCCGCTCCCAAGGCCTGGATCGACGAGGTCAACAAGGAGTTCTCGGCCAAGCACCCCGGTGTCACGGTCAAGGTCGAAGAGCAGAAGTGGACCGGCATCCAGGAGAAGGTCACCACGGCCCTCTCCGAGAACAACCCGCCGGACGTCCTCGAGCTCGGCAACACGCAGACCGCCGGCTACGCGGTCACCGGCGGGCTCGCCGACCTGACGAAGGACAAGGCCAAGCTCGGCGCCGACGCCTGGCAGAAGAGCATGCTCGCCTCGGCCGAGATCGACGGCAAGCTCTACTCCGCTCCGTGGTACGCCGCCAACCGCGTCGTCATCTACGACAAGAAGGCCTACGAGAAGGCCGGCGTCACCCCGCCGAAGACCCGCGACGAGTGGATCGCCGGTCTGGAGAAGCTGAAGGCGGCCGACCCGGCCTCGCAGCCGATCTACCTGCCCGGCCAGAGCTGGTACGTCCTCGCTGGCTTCGTCTGGGACGAGGGCGGCGACCTCGCCGTCAAGGACGGCGCCAAGTGGAAGGGCGGACTGGGCACCCCGCAGGCCGCTTCCGCCGTGGAGTTCTACAAGAAGCTCCAGTCCTTCTCCACCGCCCCCAAGGACAAGGACGAGGCCAACCCGCAGCAGTCCACCGACATCGTCCCCAAGGGCGGCGTCGCCTCCTGGATCGGTCTCGGCTGGGAGGCCGGCGGTGCCGAGAAGGCCCTGAAGGACGCGGGCAAGGAGGCCGACTTCGGCTACTTCCCGATCCCGGGCAAGACCGCTGACAAGACCAGCACCGTCTTCCTCGGCGGCTCGAACCTCGCGGTCGCCGAGCGCTCCAAGAACAAGGAGCTCGCCAAGGAGTGGCTGGCCCTCGCCGCAGGCAAGGACCAGATGACCAAGTACGCCGCCGAGACCAAGGGCGCCCTGCTGCCGAACCAGGCCGGCGCGAACTTCACCCCGGCCGCCGGTTCCTTCGCCGAGGCCATGGGCAAGGCCGGCGTCAACGGCAAGATCACTCCGGTCACCGCGGGCTGGGCGAACGTCGAGACCGAGCCGAACCCCATCAAGGAGTTCATGACCAAGGTCCTGAACGGTGAGGACGCCGCCAAGGCGGGCGCGGACGCGGACAAGGAAATCGCGAGCCGCATCAACAAGTAG
- a CDS encoding glycoside hydrolase family 3 protein, with translation MTVLAHRTDTVTRDALAVLQPGFEGTTAPAWLLRRVGEGLTAVGLFGRNIASPEQLAALTAQLRTERDDVLVAIDEEGGDVTRLEVRGGSSFPGNLALGAVDDTGLTRDVARELGRRLAECGVNLNWAPSADVNSNPDNPVIGVRSFGADTELAARHTAAYVEGLQAAGVAACTKHFPGHGDTNVDSHHALPRIDVDLDTLQARELVPFKAAIEAGTKAVMSAHILVPALDPTRPATLSPQVLTGLLRKELGYEGLIVTDGMEMNAIAGTYGIERGSVLAIAAGADAICVGGGLADEATVLRLRDALVAAVREGALPEERLADAAARVRALAAWTLPQTPSGGTPMARPDARPEGSRASGIGLTAARRALAVTGSASPVRNPYVATLTPVANIAVGDETPWGVAGELAALVPGTASGRYPEGAAAADILAAAGDRTVVAVVRDAHRHPWMTEALDALVAARPDTVVVEMGLPQAAPRGALHIATHGASRVCGRAAAEVIAGV, from the coding sequence ATGACTGTCCTTGCGCACCGCACCGACACGGTCACGAGGGACGCCCTCGCGGTCCTCCAGCCCGGCTTCGAGGGCACCACGGCCCCGGCCTGGCTGCTCCGCCGGGTCGGCGAAGGCCTCACCGCGGTCGGCCTGTTCGGCCGCAACATCGCCTCGCCCGAACAGCTCGCCGCGCTGACCGCGCAGCTGCGCACCGAGCGGGACGACGTCCTGGTCGCCATCGACGAGGAGGGCGGCGACGTCACCCGCCTCGAGGTCCGCGGCGGCTCGTCCTTCCCCGGCAACCTGGCCCTCGGCGCCGTCGACGACACCGGCCTCACCCGGGACGTCGCCCGCGAGCTGGGCCGCCGCCTCGCCGAGTGCGGGGTCAACCTCAACTGGGCCCCGTCCGCGGACGTCAACTCCAACCCGGACAACCCCGTCATCGGCGTACGGTCCTTCGGCGCCGACACCGAGCTCGCCGCCCGGCACACCGCCGCCTACGTCGAGGGCCTCCAGGCCGCCGGCGTCGCCGCGTGCACCAAGCACTTCCCGGGCCACGGCGACACCAACGTCGACTCGCACCACGCCCTGCCGCGCATCGACGTGGACCTGGACACCCTCCAGGCCCGCGAGCTCGTCCCCTTCAAGGCGGCCATCGAGGCCGGTACCAAGGCCGTGATGAGCGCGCACATCCTGGTGCCCGCCCTCGACCCGACCCGCCCGGCCACGCTCAGCCCGCAGGTCCTGACCGGCCTGCTGCGCAAGGAGCTCGGCTACGAGGGCCTCATCGTCACCGACGGCATGGAGATGAACGCCATCGCCGGGACGTACGGGATCGAGCGCGGCTCGGTCCTCGCCATCGCGGCGGGCGCCGACGCCATCTGCGTCGGCGGCGGACTCGCCGACGAAGCCACCGTCCTGCGGCTGCGCGACGCGCTGGTCGCGGCCGTCCGCGAGGGCGCGCTCCCCGAAGAGCGCCTCGCCGACGCCGCCGCCCGGGTCCGCGCGCTCGCCGCATGGACCCTCCCCCAGACTCCGTCCGGGGGGACCCCCATGGCCCGGCCGGACGCGCGGCCGGAGGGGAGCCGCGCGTCCGGTATCGGCCTGACGGCGGCCCGCCGCGCCCTGGCCGTCACCGGCTCGGCGAGCCCGGTCCGCAACCCGTACGTCGCGACCCTGACCCCGGTGGCGAACATCGCGGTGGGCGACGAGACCCCTTGGGGCGTGGCGGGCGAACTGGCCGCACTGGTACCCGGAACCGCCTCGGGCCGCTACCCGGAAGGCGCCGCGGCCGCGGACATCCTGGCGGCGGCGGGGGACCGTACCGTCGTCGCGGTGGTCCGCGACGCGCACCGCCACCCGTGGATGACCGAGGCCCTGGACGCACTGGTCGCGGCCCGCCCGGACACGGTCGTGGTCGAGATGGGCCTGCCGCAGGCCGCTCCGCGCGGAGCCCTGCACATCGCCACGCACGGCGCCTCGCGCGTCTGCGGCCGTGCCGCCGCCGAGGTCATCGCAGGGGTGTGA
- a CDS encoding TetR/AcrR family transcriptional regulator, producing MVTGQRGRPRSFDRDAALDKAMTAFWERGYEATSISDLTALLGISAPSLYAAFGDKRKLFDEVVTVYGGRYGDFASVALAEEPTARAAVERILREAAEVYTDPAHPRGCMVISAAINTTADEVAAALRDRRNANLEMFESRIRADVATGVLPADTDARALARYAGAVLQGMSQQSRDGASRGELEAVAARALLAWPPA from the coding sequence ATGGTGACCGGACAGCGCGGCAGACCCCGTTCCTTCGACCGCGACGCCGCCCTCGACAAGGCGATGACCGCCTTCTGGGAGCGCGGTTACGAGGCGACCTCCATCTCCGACCTGACCGCACTGCTCGGCATCAGCGCGCCCAGCCTGTACGCGGCCTTCGGCGACAAGCGCAAGCTCTTCGACGAGGTCGTGACCGTGTACGGGGGCCGGTACGGGGACTTCGCGAGCGTGGCGCTCGCCGAGGAGCCCACCGCCCGGGCCGCCGTCGAACGCATCCTGCGCGAGGCGGCCGAGGTCTACACCGACCCGGCCCACCCGCGCGGCTGCATGGTGATCAGCGCCGCGATCAACACCACCGCGGACGAGGTGGCGGCGGCCCTGCGTGACCGGCGCAACGCCAACCTGGAGATGTTCGAGAGTCGGATCCGGGCCGACGTGGCCACCGGGGTGCTGCCCGCGGACACGGACGCACGGGCGCTGGCCCGGTACGCCGGGGCCGTGCTCCAGGGGATGTCCCAGCAATCACGTGACGGGGCGAGCCGCGGTGAGCTGGAGGCGGTCGCGGCGCGGGCCCTGCTGGCCTGGCCGCCGGCGTAG
- a CDS encoding carbohydrate ABC transporter permease, whose protein sequence is MSSTTTTAPKPAQQLRKRRPVRPAAVAKNLGALLLALVFVFPVYWMFSSALKPSSQMLTKDPVFVFTPTLDNFTKATGVSNFWTYVTNSVLVTVGAVALALLVALAASFAIARMRFKGRKGLVLTVMMAQMAPWEVMVIAMYMIARDGEMLNSLPLLTAIYFVMILPFTIWTLRGFIAAVPVTLEEAAQIDGCTRGQAFRKVIFPLLAPGLMSTSLFGFITAWNEFAMVLILNKDKSAQTLPLWLTEFMSAFGNDWGATMAASSLFAVPVLLIFIFLQRKAVGGMTAGAVKG, encoded by the coding sequence GTGAGCAGCACCACCACCACCGCGCCGAAGCCCGCGCAGCAGCTCCGCAAGCGCCGGCCGGTCCGCCCCGCAGCCGTCGCCAAGAACCTCGGCGCGCTCCTCCTCGCCCTGGTCTTCGTCTTCCCCGTGTACTGGATGTTCTCCTCGGCCCTCAAGCCGTCGAGCCAGATGCTCACGAAGGACCCGGTCTTCGTCTTCACCCCGACGCTCGACAACTTCACCAAGGCCACCGGGGTCTCCAACTTCTGGACGTACGTCACCAACAGCGTCCTGGTCACCGTCGGCGCCGTCGCGCTGGCCCTGCTCGTCGCCCTCGCCGCGAGCTTCGCCATCGCCCGGATGAGGTTCAAGGGCCGCAAGGGCCTCGTCCTCACCGTGATGATGGCCCAGATGGCCCCCTGGGAGGTCATGGTCATCGCGATGTACATGATCGCCCGCGACGGCGAGATGCTGAACAGCCTCCCGCTGCTCACCGCGATCTACTTCGTGATGATCCTCCCCTTCACCATCTGGACCCTGCGCGGCTTCATCGCCGCCGTCCCGGTGACCCTGGAGGAGGCGGCCCAGATCGACGGCTGCACCCGCGGCCAGGCCTTCCGCAAGGTGATCTTCCCGCTGCTGGCCCCCGGCCTGATGTCCACCTCGCTCTTCGGCTTCATCACGGCCTGGAACGAGTTCGCCATGGTCCTGATCCTGAACAAGGACAAGAGCGCGCAGACCCTGCCGCTGTGGCTGACCGAGTTCATGTCGGCCTTCGGCAACGACTGGGGCGCCACCATGGCCGCGTCCTCGCTCTTCGCGGTCCCGGTCCTGCTCATCTTCATCTTCCTCCAGCGCAAGGCCGTCGGCGGCATGACCGCCGGCGCCGTGAAGGGATAA
- a CDS encoding carbohydrate ABC transporter permease has translation MTVHSQGAMTAAPQDAPQKSAGRPQKSASPTAPGPTSPRGGRKSLPSGWLPYLLVAPAVLALATLLLYPLIKNVILSFQDINKIEFIQRKYPFAGFSNYTELIGDADFWTVVVRSFAFTAANVVLIMVLGSLIGILLNRLGKKMRLVLSMALVMAWAMPIVASVQVFKWLFDEQFGVMNWVMRTAGFAGYEQHNWMQTGLSTLTIVTVLVVWGSIPFVALNMYAGLTTVGAELYEAARMDGASGWQTFWKIVFPNLKPFFLITTFLEVIWVFKAFTQVYAMNKGGPDRASEILPVFAYVEGQSQAHYGLAAAISVLTILILVVVMSFYFRLILKQEEEQ, from the coding sequence ATGACCGTGCACTCCCAGGGAGCGATGACCGCCGCTCCACAGGACGCACCACAGAAGTCCGCCGGACGGCCCCAGAAGTCCGCGTCCCCGACCGCTCCCGGTCCCACGTCTCCTCGCGGGGGCAGAAAGTCGCTCCCCTCGGGGTGGCTGCCCTACCTGCTGGTCGCGCCGGCGGTGCTCGCCCTCGCGACACTGCTGCTGTACCCGCTGATCAAGAACGTGATCCTGTCCTTCCAGGACATCAACAAGATCGAGTTCATCCAGCGGAAGTACCCCTTCGCGGGGTTCTCCAACTACACCGAGCTGATCGGTGACGCGGACTTCTGGACCGTGGTCGTCCGCAGCTTCGCCTTCACCGCGGCCAACGTCGTACTGATCATGGTGCTCGGCAGCCTCATCGGCATCCTGCTGAACCGGCTCGGCAAGAAGATGCGGCTGGTCCTGTCGATGGCGCTGGTGATGGCCTGGGCCATGCCGATCGTCGCCTCCGTACAGGTCTTCAAGTGGCTGTTCGACGAGCAGTTCGGCGTCATGAACTGGGTGATGCGCACCGCCGGCTTCGCCGGATACGAGCAGCACAACTGGATGCAGACGGGCCTCTCGACCCTGACGATCGTCACCGTCCTGGTGGTCTGGGGCTCCATCCCCTTCGTCGCCCTCAACATGTACGCCGGACTGACCACGGTCGGCGCCGAGCTGTACGAGGCCGCCCGGATGGACGGCGCCAGCGGCTGGCAGACCTTCTGGAAGATCGTCTTCCCGAACCTCAAGCCGTTCTTCCTCATCACCACGTTCCTCGAGGTGATCTGGGTGTTCAAGGCCTTCACCCAGGTCTACGCGATGAACAAGGGCGGCCCCGACCGCGCCTCCGAGATCCTCCCGGTCTTCGCCTACGTCGAGGGCCAGAGCCAGGCCCACTACGGCCTCGCCGCCGCGATCTCCGTCCTGACGATCCTGATCCTCGTCGTCGTCATGTCCTTCTACTTCCGCCTGATCCTGAAGCAGGAGGAGGAGCAGTGA
- the nagB gene encoding glucosamine-6-phosphate deaminase, which yields MEVVIVPDAKAGGELIAEAMAALVRRKPDALLGVATGSTPLPIYEALAAKVKAGQVDASEARICQLDEYVGLPAGHPESYRAVVLREVVAPLGLSEASFMGPDGSAQDLVGACEAYDRALAEAGGVDLQLLGIGTDGHIGFNEPCSSLASRTRIKTLTEQTRVDNARFFDDDLAQVPHHVITQGIGTILDARHLVLLATGEGKAEAVAQTVEGPLSALVPASALQLHRHATVVVDEAAASKLKLADYFRHTYANKPAWQGL from the coding sequence GTGGAAGTTGTCATCGTCCCGGACGCCAAGGCAGGCGGCGAGCTCATCGCGGAGGCCATGGCCGCCCTGGTGCGCCGCAAGCCCGACGCCCTGCTCGGCGTGGCGACCGGCTCTACCCCGCTGCCCATCTACGAAGCCCTCGCCGCCAAGGTCAAGGCCGGTCAGGTCGACGCCTCCGAGGCCCGCATCTGCCAGCTCGACGAGTACGTCGGCCTGCCGGCCGGGCACCCGGAGTCCTACCGCGCCGTCGTGCTGCGCGAGGTCGTCGCGCCCCTCGGCCTGTCCGAGGCCTCCTTCATGGGCCCCGACGGCTCGGCGCAGGACCTCGTCGGCGCGTGCGAGGCATACGACCGGGCCCTCGCCGAGGCCGGCGGCGTCGACCTCCAGCTGCTCGGCATCGGCACGGACGGCCACATCGGCTTCAACGAGCCGTGCTCCTCCCTCGCCTCCCGCACCCGCATCAAGACGCTGACGGAGCAGACCCGCGTGGACAACGCGCGCTTCTTCGACGACGACCTGGCCCAGGTGCCGCACCACGTCATCACCCAGGGCATCGGCACCATCCTCGACGCCCGCCACCTGGTGCTCCTGGCCACCGGCGAGGGCAAGGCCGAGGCGGTCGCGCAGACCGTCGAGGGCCCGCTGTCCGCGCTGGTCCCGGCGTCCGCGCTGCAGCTGCACCGGCACGCGACCGTCGTCGTGGACGAGGCCGCCGCGTCGAAGCTGAAGCTGGCGGACTACTTCCGGCACACGTACGCCAACAAGCCCGCCTGGCAGGGTCTGTAA
- a CDS encoding SDR family oxidoreductase has product MGVLKGKTALVTGGSRGIGRAVAERLARDGALVAVHYGHNEAAAKETVAAIGAAGGRAFAIGAELGVPGDAQALWAAYEAHPAHAEGVDILVNNAGGVTFAGIEGTDEEAYDRAHALNAKAPFFVIKHGLTRLRDGGRIVNVTGTPEIALPAILATVMAKGAANAMTRSLAAELAPRGITVNSVGPGIIETDLNAGLLADPATRAHLAARSVFHRVGTAEEVADVVAFLASTDSRWVTGQHLDATGGLQLSLI; this is encoded by the coding sequence ATGGGCGTGCTCAAGGGAAAGACGGCACTGGTCACGGGCGGCAGCCGGGGCATCGGGCGGGCCGTGGCCGAGCGGCTGGCGCGGGACGGGGCGCTGGTCGCCGTCCACTACGGGCACAACGAGGCGGCGGCGAAGGAGACGGTGGCGGCGATCGGGGCCGCCGGAGGGCGGGCCTTCGCCATCGGGGCCGAACTCGGGGTCCCCGGCGACGCACAGGCCCTGTGGGCCGCGTACGAGGCCCACCCCGCACACGCCGAGGGCGTGGACATCCTGGTCAACAATGCGGGCGGGGTGACCTTCGCGGGGATCGAGGGGACGGACGAGGAGGCGTACGACCGCGCTCACGCCCTCAACGCCAAGGCGCCGTTCTTCGTGATCAAGCACGGGCTGACGCGGCTGCGGGACGGGGGCCGGATCGTGAACGTGACCGGCACCCCCGAGATCGCCCTGCCGGCGATCCTGGCGACGGTCATGGCGAAGGGCGCGGCGAACGCGATGACCCGCTCGCTCGCCGCCGAGCTGGCTCCGCGCGGGATCACCGTGAACTCGGTGGGCCCGGGAATCATCGAGACGGACCTGAACGCGGGCCTGCTCGCGGACCCGGCGACCCGGGCCCACCTGGCCGCCCGCTCCGTCTTCCACCGGGTGGGCACGGCGGAGGAGGTCGCGGACGTGGTGGCCTTCCTGGCCTCGACCGACTCCCGCTGGGTCACGGGCCAGCACCTCGACGCGACGGGCGGGCTGCAGCTCTCGCTGATCTAG